The Niallia circulans nucleotide sequence GTGATCTCGAAAAATGGGCAACAACAGTACCAGCCTATAAAGAGCATGAAATCATAAATGATAAGCAATCTATTTGGACATTTGAAGGTAATGTGAAAGGTATTAAAAAAACAATACGAGCACAGGTAGATATTACCGAATGGAATGAGCCTTCAAATATTAAATTTGAACTAAAAGGTTTATCAGATAATTTTACAGGCAGCGGTCAGTTTACTGCAGAAGATGCTAATGGTGAAACAGTAATGACTTGTACGGTAGAAATCAATGCAGGCGGATTATCTGGTGTGGTGTTAACACCAATTATTAAATTGGCTGTTCCAAAAGTAGCATCTCGTTTAACAGAATCTATCGCACATAAAATAGCTGTATTCTCATAGTTTAAAAGATGGATAGCAACTATTTTTGGTGATACCTTCTCTGAAGTAAAAATGATAATATGAAGTAACCAATATAATGGTATTAAGCTTAACTAGAAGCTTTATAATTTGTAAAAAAGGGGTTGTCCAGAAAAGGATTGCCTCTTTTTTTAATCAGTTTTTTTATATACGGAATAGGCTGGTTTATTCAATAAGTTATCACAAAAGGAAAGAGCCTTTAATATAAAATAATTATTATAACTACTAAATCAAAAGTTGAAAGGTGTAATTGTCATGATTAAAACAGAAAGATTAATAATGCGACCGTTTAATGAAAACGACTTGGATATTATTATGAATCTTTACTCTAATGAAGAAATAATGAAACATATGCCCAATGATGTCATGAATGTAGAGAAAGCTCAAAAGCATTTATATAAAGTTGTAGGTGGTTGGAAAGAAAAACCGCAAGTGAATTTTGAAATGGCAGTAATTTCAAAAGACGATCAGAAAAAAATTGGCCGTTCCAGAATCCACGTAAATTATGAAACTGATACAGCAATGATAGGTTGGCTATTATTAAAAGAGGGCTGGGGCAAAGGCTATGCAACAGAAATGACAAGGGCATTAATGGATTACAGTTTTGACGTATTGAATGTGCATAGAGTTTGTGCATTATGTCATCCTAAAAACATCGGTTCATGGAAGGTTTTAGAAAAATGCAATATGCGCAGGGAAGCACATTTTATACAAAAGTGTAAATATGTTAAGGGTGACAAAATAATGTGGGAAGATGAATTAGAATATGCCATATTAGAGTCAGAAAGGTAAATTTTTATTTAAGTATTGGCAATTAAGATGTGAACTTTAAAAGTTTTTAAAGAACTGTAGAGAAAGAAGTCCAGTTCTTTTTTTGTGTGGGTAAATATAACATTTGAAAAAATTGGTAACTTGTTTCGGAGATAAGCGTCTAACCAATAGAGAAGAAATAAATACGAGTGTTTGTATTTAAGAATGGGGGATTGGGACGTGAAAAAAGTAATTACAGTTTTTTCTATACTAATATTTTTAATTACAATGGGCTGTACTAAGAGTAATGAAAAGTTAATTAACGGAGATAAACAAATGAACAAAGTGATGGATGATGCCATTTCTAATTATATAATCAAAAAATATTCTACTTCATTTTCCGATACAGAAAAACAATTTGAGGTTCATAAGGTATATGGTACCAATGAATTAAACGGTGTAATTACCGTTTATATGTGGTCTTATTATGCAGGCTATAATAAAAGTACTGGAGTCCAAGAACAATCAGGACAGTCTTTAGCAGCAGTGATAAGATTAAAGGAAAAAGAAGGAGCTTATTCTGTTATAGACTATACAGAACCACAAGATGGAAGTCTGTATCAGTCTTCCTTAAAAAAAATGTTTCCTAAGAGGTATATAAGAAAAGTACATAATGATAGTGGAAATATAGATGAATTACGAAAAGAGATGGATAATAAAGTGGAAAAATGGCTGAATGATCAATCAGTATAAGTATTCTTGTTTAAAAAACTTCATCTATTTTCCCCTAGATTAAAAATAATTATTTAACATCATAGGGGACCATACCGTCACTTATTAAATCTAAACCATGGCTAATAGTGCTCTGGATTATCGAATCAAAGTTTGTTATGTTTGCTTTTTGAGCTGTAGCAAAGAAGCCAGTCATACGAGCTTGGTACATAAGATAATTAAAATTATG carries:
- a CDS encoding CoxG family protein; its protein translation is MATGTHSVVVPVDVQAVWDYVSDLEKWATTVPAYKEHEIINDKQSIWTFEGNVKGIKKTIRAQVDITEWNEPSNIKFELKGLSDNFTGSGQFTAEDANGETVMTCTVEINAGGLSGVVLTPIIKLAVPKVASRLTESIAHKIAVFS
- a CDS encoding GNAT family N-acetyltransferase codes for the protein MIKTERLIMRPFNENDLDIIMNLYSNEEIMKHMPNDVMNVEKAQKHLYKVVGGWKEKPQVNFEMAVISKDDQKKIGRSRIHVNYETDTAMIGWLLLKEGWGKGYATEMTRALMDYSFDVLNVHRVCALCHPKNIGSWKVLEKCNMRREAHFIQKCKYVKGDKIMWEDELEYAILESER